From Novosphingobium decolorationis, one genomic window encodes:
- a CDS encoding CynX/NimT family MFS transporter yields the protein MPRNAQVMIAASLAFFFVTATTFTSLGYVLYIMVDQLDWSAAAAGFSFALLGLACGLASPLPPYLMKTIGTRLTMVLGALVLAGGFAMASVINDLNFFFVATSLMGAGFTLLAPSPAVYLLANWFPRTSSRMIGFYFMVGSSGGIAGPLIVSAIAGATGDWRLHWMVMAVAAAVLGLICFVCIRDTEAVATTAQTQEDTEASGTIADSGYTVRQALLTRTFLILAVILTVVQTVVTATHSLLVAHIANLGHGAAPGAIAMSLLAFAGTGTKGVTGAICERVSPRLILIGGLVLQALAMALLSYAPGVAIAIAAAIVFGAGWGMAWLSGHILLLRYFGARLAGTMTAMVTTASTLAVFGPIGAGRVADVTGTYAPAIVVFSGLLLAAAIIALLFLKAPRPLGAAQSEDTQDAPALKLEPAE from the coding sequence ATGCCCCGCAACGCACAGGTCATGATTGCCGCCTCGCTGGCGTTCTTCTTCGTGACGGCCACGACCTTCACCTCGCTGGGCTATGTCCTCTACATCATGGTTGACCAGCTCGACTGGTCGGCGGCGGCGGCCGGCTTCAGCTTTGCCCTGCTGGGCCTTGCCTGCGGGCTTGCCAGCCCGCTGCCACCCTACCTGATGAAGACCATCGGGACGCGCCTGACGATGGTCCTGGGCGCGCTCGTGCTGGCAGGCGGCTTCGCGATGGCCTCGGTCATCAACGACCTCAATTTCTTCTTCGTCGCGACCTCGCTGATGGGGGCCGGCTTCACCCTGCTGGCGCCCTCGCCTGCGGTCTATCTCCTCGCCAACTGGTTTCCGCGCACCTCCAGCCGGATGATCGGGTTCTACTTCATGGTCGGCTCCTCGGGCGGCATCGCGGGGCCCCTCATCGTCAGCGCCATTGCCGGGGCGACCGGCGACTGGCGCTTGCACTGGATGGTCATGGCCGTGGCCGCCGCCGTCCTTGGCCTCATCTGCTTTGTCTGCATCCGCGACACCGAGGCCGTCGCCACCACAGCCCAAACGCAGGAAGACACCGAGGCCAGCGGCACTATCGCGGACAGCGGATACACCGTGCGCCAGGCGCTGCTGACGCGCACCTTCCTCATCCTCGCGGTGATCCTCACCGTCGTGCAGACGGTCGTCACCGCGACCCACTCGCTGCTGGTCGCGCACATTGCCAACCTGGGACACGGCGCGGCGCCGGGCGCCATCGCGATGAGCCTCCTGGCCTTTGCCGGAACCGGCACCAAGGGCGTGACCGGCGCCATCTGCGAGCGGGTCTCGCCGCGCCTGATCCTGATCGGCGGCCTTGTCCTCCAGGCGCTTGCCATGGCGCTCCTCTCCTACGCGCCCGGCGTAGCCATCGCCATTGCCGCGGCCATCGTGTTCGGCGCGGGCTGGGGCATGGCCTGGCTCTCGGGCCACATCCTGCTGCTGCGCTACTTCGGCGCACGGCTCGCGGGCACGATGACCGCCATGGTGACGACCGCCTCCACACTCGCCGTCTTCGGCCCCATCGGGGCGGGACGCGTCGCCGATGTCACCGGCACCTATGCGCCTGCCATCGTGGTCTTTTCCGGGCTCCTCCTCGCCGCCGCGATCATCGCGCTGCTCTTCCTCAAGGCCCCGCGCCCGCTGGGCGCCGCGCAGAGCGAAGACACCCAGGACGCGCCCGCACTCAAGCTGGAACCCGCCGAATAA
- a CDS encoding aromatic ring-hydroxylating oxygenase subunit alpha: protein MTLLTDQFFDSLASSKLDTLEAETLPRECYASEEFHDFEMEAVFAHEWLCVGRAEWLEEPGDFFTVSRADEPMIVCKTRDGTIKALSSVCQHRAMLVAEGHGNTRAFVCPYHHWTYDLDGTLVGAPAMSRTCNFDKKAASLPEIRMEIWHGFIFVNLDPEAEPLTPRLAALEDVVANYDFASLRGPRPEEPTVFPWNWKVMLENNNDGYHASRLHAGPLHDFIPSGLATFPEVPADSAGYYRLNGTLHKNAGFNATQKSIFPVFPKLTEEEQNRLLFVNLPPSLSLVVLNDSVIYLIMDPRSANSHALTIGTLMAPEAMEDPLYDLKVKMTDEAVERIVAQDFHVDELVQQGLRSRHAPRGRYSWQEGAQRLLNVWLVDRYWAEWDRRRGPSAPVTRLRAGSSG from the coding sequence ATGACACTCCTCACCGACCAGTTCTTCGACAGCCTCGCCAGCTCGAAGCTGGATACGCTGGAGGCCGAGACCCTGCCGCGCGAATGCTACGCGAGCGAGGAATTCCACGACTTCGAGATGGAAGCCGTCTTCGCCCACGAATGGCTCTGCGTCGGGCGCGCGGAATGGCTGGAGGAGCCCGGCGACTTCTTCACCGTCAGCCGCGCCGATGAACCGATGATCGTGTGCAAGACGCGTGACGGCACGATCAAGGCGCTCTCCTCCGTCTGCCAGCACCGCGCCATGCTGGTCGCCGAAGGCCACGGCAACACCCGCGCCTTCGTGTGCCCCTACCACCACTGGACCTACGACCTCGACGGCACGCTGGTCGGCGCGCCCGCGATGAGCCGCACTTGCAATTTCGACAAGAAGGCCGCCTCGCTGCCCGAGATTCGCATGGAAATCTGGCACGGCTTCATCTTCGTGAACCTCGATCCCGAAGCCGAGCCCCTCACCCCGCGTCTCGCCGCGCTGGAGGATGTCGTGGCCAACTACGACTTCGCCTCGCTGCGCGGCCCCCGGCCCGAAGAACCCACCGTGTTCCCCTGGAACTGGAAGGTCATGCTGGAGAACAACAACGACGGCTACCACGCCAGCCGTCTTCATGCCGGGCCGCTCCATGACTTCATCCCGAGCGGCCTTGCCACCTTCCCCGAAGTCCCGGCCGACAGCGCGGGCTACTATCGCCTCAACGGCACGCTCCACAAGAACGCCGGGTTCAACGCAACGCAGAAGTCGATCTTCCCGGTTTTCCCCAAGCTGACCGAGGAGGAGCAGAACCGCCTGCTCTTCGTGAACCTGCCGCCCAGCCTCAGCCTGGTCGTGCTGAACGACAGCGTCATCTACCTCATCATGGACCCCAGGTCTGCGAACTCGCACGCGCTCACCATCGGTACGCTGATGGCGCCCGAGGCGATGGAGGACCCGCTCTACGACCTCAAGGTCAAAATGACCGACGAGGCGGTGGAGCGCATCGTCGCGCAGGACTTCCACGTCGACGAGCTCGTCCAGCAGGGCCTGCGCTCACGCCATGCACCGCGCGGCCGCTATTCCTGGCAGGAGGGCGCCCAACGCCTCCTCAACGTCTGGCTGGTCGATCGCTACTGGGCCGAATGGGACCGCCGCCGCGGCCCCTCCGCGCCCGTCACCCGCCTTCGTGCCGGATCGTCCGGCTGA
- a CDS encoding VOC family protein produces the protein MTNSLIFFDIPSDDPDAAGKFYAEVFGWEDDPRLGGAYHRMVPGGFFANKDGSESEIGHLHMGIGKVSNMRPHPDPEGIEPRTMSSGGRGPRIWILIDDNDTPERILATAEKLGATVLWRNHYWAEFNGLNHCFVDPWGNHIMLWGKAGNPPKVPEDYTRE, from the coding sequence ATGACCAACAGCCTCATCTTCTTCGACATTCCCAGCGACGATCCCGATGCGGCGGGCAAGTTCTACGCCGAGGTCTTCGGGTGGGAGGACGATCCGCGCCTGGGCGGCGCGTACCACCGCATGGTTCCGGGCGGCTTCTTCGCCAACAAGGACGGTTCGGAGAGCGAGATCGGCCACCTGCACATGGGCATCGGCAAGGTCTCCAACATGCGCCCCCATCCCGATCCCGAGGGCATCGAGCCGCGCACGATGAGCAGCGGTGGCCGCGGCCCGCGCATCTGGATCCTGATCGACGACAACGACACGCCCGAGCGCATCCTCGCCACCGCCGAGAAGCTGGGCGCCACGGTCCTGTGGCGCAACCACTACTGGGCCGAGTTCAACGGCCTCAACCACTGCTTCGTCGACCCCTGGGGCAACCACATCATGCTCTGGGGCAAGGCCGGCAATCCGCCCAAGGTACCCGAGGACTATACCCGCGAATAA
- the ygiD gene encoding 4,5-DOPA dioxygenase extradiol, which yields MSRLPIVFFGHGSPMVALEKSDVTRQWKAMGERIGKPRAILCISAHWQTRGTAVTAMAQPRTIHDFGAFPQALFDVQYPAPGDPELAQRVRELLAPMDVKMDANWGLDHGTWTVLVHAYPEADVPVIQLSMDLAKTPQEHWEIGRALRPLRDEGVLIMATGNIVHNLPAMDWANPLAEPYPWATLFNDTMCQAVENDDPQVVIDYQQLGDAARYSVPSSDHFLPLLYFLGARHEGEDATFAPHFIQHKSLSMTSVLIGAD from the coding sequence ATGAGCCGACTTCCCATCGTCTTCTTCGGGCACGGCAGCCCGATGGTCGCGCTGGAAAAGAGCGACGTGACCCGCCAGTGGAAGGCCATGGGCGAGCGCATCGGCAAGCCCCGCGCAATCCTGTGCATCTCGGCCCACTGGCAGACGCGCGGCACCGCCGTCACCGCCATGGCCCAGCCGCGCACCATCCATGACTTCGGCGCCTTTCCGCAGGCGCTCTTCGACGTGCAGTACCCCGCGCCCGGCGATCCCGAACTTGCCCAGCGCGTGCGCGAACTGCTCGCGCCCATGGACGTGAAGATGGACGCCAACTGGGGCCTCGACCACGGCACCTGGACGGTCCTCGTCCATGCCTATCCCGAAGCCGACGTGCCGGTGATCCAGCTCTCGATGGACCTGGCCAAGACCCCGCAGGAGCACTGGGAGATCGGCCGCGCGCTGCGTCCGTTGCGCGACGAGGGCGTGCTCATCATGGCGACGGGCAACATCGTCCACAACCTGCCCGCGATGGACTGGGCCAATCCGCTGGCCGAGCCCTACCCCTGGGCCACCCTCTTCAACGACACGATGTGCCAGGCGGTCGAGAACGACGATCCGCAGGTCGTGATCGATTACCAGCAGCTGGGCGATGCGGCGCGCTATTCGGTGCCCTCCTCGGACCACTTCCTGCCGCTGCTCTATTTCCTGGGTGCCCGGCATGAAGGGGAAGACGCCACCTTCGCGCCCCACTTCATCCAGCACAAGTCGCTTTCCATGACGAGCGTGCTGATCGGAGCGGACTGA
- a CDS encoding acetamidase/formamidase family protein translates to MALINPKSQAARATAMPGALHHLKATPETVHWGYFSPEIKPVLRVKSGDLIHGEAITHHAGDDPDLMFDENIKRIFTEIDPTSRAPGCHIMTGPIYIEDAEPGDMLEVRYFEMKPRHNYGSNLQANWGHLYKEFDETERVTIYKLDPNAMTASALYAYDVEGVYTTPGRITHCPTCDRSEALPGITIPARPHLGTAGVAPAVNEPVSTIPPGLHGGNIDNWRIGAGAKMYYPVQVKGGLFSIGDPHVSQGDGEISGTAIESSLDVLFQIILRKDFSFPSPLLETPDYWIVHGFGEDLDAAMKGASLDMMHLLTEHQGLSRHDSYSLMSVASDFGVTQVVDGTQGIHCRIERRIFPEKGTFTDPE, encoded by the coding sequence ATGGCCCTCATCAACCCCAAGTCCCAAGCCGCGCGCGCAACCGCGATGCCCGGCGCCCTGCACCATCTCAAGGCCACGCCCGAGACCGTGCACTGGGGCTATTTCTCGCCCGAGATCAAGCCGGTGCTGCGCGTCAAGAGCGGCGACCTCATCCACGGCGAGGCCATCACCCACCACGCTGGCGATGATCCCGACCTGATGTTCGACGAGAACATCAAGCGTATCTTCACCGAGATCGATCCCACCAGCCGCGCGCCCGGCTGCCACATCATGACCGGCCCGATCTACATCGAGGACGCGGAACCGGGCGACATGCTGGAAGTGCGCTACTTCGAGATGAAGCCGCGCCACAACTATGGTTCGAACCTCCAGGCCAACTGGGGCCACCTCTACAAGGAGTTCGACGAGACCGAGCGCGTGACGATCTACAAGCTCGATCCCAACGCGATGACGGCCTCTGCGCTCTACGCCTACGATGTCGAAGGCGTCTACACGACGCCCGGGCGCATCACGCATTGCCCGACCTGCGACCGCTCCGAGGCGCTGCCCGGCATCACCATCCCGGCCCGTCCGCACCTGGGCACCGCAGGCGTCGCGCCCGCCGTCAACGAGCCGGTCAGCACGATCCCGCCCGGCCTTCACGGCGGCAACATCGACAACTGGCGCATCGGCGCAGGCGCCAAGATGTACTACCCCGTGCAGGTCAAGGGCGGGCTCTTCTCGATCGGCGATCCCCATGTCAGCCAGGGCGACGGCGAGATCAGCGGCACGGCGATCGAAAGTTCGCTCGACGTCCTGTTCCAGATCATCCTGCGCAAGGACTTCTCGTTCCCCTCGCCGCTTCTGGAAACGCCCGACTACTGGATCGTCCACGGCTTCGGCGAGGATCTCGACGCGGCCATGAAGGGCGCCTCGCTCGACATGATGCACCTCCTGACCGAGCATCAGGGCCTCTCGCGCCACGACAGCTACTCGCTGATGAGCGTCGCCTCGGACTTCGGCGTGACGCAGGTCGTGGACGGCACGCAGGGCATCCACTGCCGCATCGAACGGCGGATCTTCCCCGAAAAGGGCACCTTCACCGATCCGGAATGA
- a CDS encoding TauD/TfdA dioxygenase family protein, whose protein sequence is MSYETIDVRPVTKRIGAEIFGVDLTKPLGNQTYAEIREALLKHQVVFFREQEIDHEAHLAFGQAFGKFHTHSAVKGLPEHPHIVQIHADANSKYIAGDNWHSDLSCDPEPPMGSILYMHTMPEDGGDTLFSSMTAAYEALSEPMKRFLEPLTAVHDANPVYKAIFPDIDKQYECNTHPVIRTHPETGRKLLFVNSSYTTKINELSRTESDAVLKCLYEHVKDPNFQVRFRWRPHSIAFWDNRCTQHFAVWDYFPETRSGYRVTIAGDRPF, encoded by the coding sequence ATGAGCTATGAAACGATCGACGTGCGGCCGGTGACCAAGCGGATCGGTGCGGAGATCTTCGGGGTCGACCTGACGAAGCCGCTCGGCAACCAGACTTATGCCGAGATCCGCGAAGCCCTGCTCAAGCACCAGGTCGTGTTCTTCCGCGAGCAGGAGATCGACCACGAAGCGCACCTCGCCTTCGGCCAGGCCTTTGGCAAGTTCCACACGCACTCGGCGGTCAAGGGCCTGCCCGAGCACCCGCACATTGTGCAGATCCACGCCGACGCCAACAGCAAGTACATCGCGGGCGACAACTGGCATTCCGACCTCTCGTGCGATCCCGAGCCGCCGATGGGCTCGATCCTCTACATGCACACCATGCCCGAGGACGGCGGCGATACGCTGTTTTCCAGCATGACCGCGGCCTACGAGGCGCTGTCCGAGCCGATGAAGCGCTTCCTCGAGCCGCTGACTGCAGTTCACGATGCGAACCCTGTCTACAAGGCGATCTTCCCGGACATCGACAAGCAGTACGAGTGCAACACCCACCCGGTCATCCGCACCCACCCGGAAACGGGCCGCAAGCTGCTCTTCGTGAACTCCTCCTACACCACGAAGATCAACGAGTTGTCCAGGACCGAAAGCGATGCGGTCCTCAAGTGCCTCTACGAGCACGTGAAGGACCCCAATTTCCAGGTCCGCTTCCGCTGGCGCCCGCACTCCATCGCCTTCTGGGACAACCGCTGTACCCAGCACTTCGCGGTGTGGGACTACTTCCCCGAAACGCGCTCGGGCTACCGCGTGACGATTGCCGGCGACCGCCCCTTCTGA
- a CDS encoding MFS transporter yields MVPTIASNEASPTMSRDTTSPAPEPEALSPLRLRLIMALVTGALFMEILDASIIITALPRMARDFGTSAVGLNIGVTAYILTLGILIPASGWVAERFGARRIFAIAIGLFTLASALCGQASSLTEFVALRVFQGAAGAMMVPVGQVIVLTCTPRDKLMVAMSNLIWPALIAPVVGPPLGGFITEHLGWNWIFYLNVPLGLIGLVGAWILVPRTARPDEPRRFDWPGFAITALGTFGLLAGLELLGATGNLAALALVALGLALLVLALRHMARAPNPMVGLDNLAIPTFRATIRGGSLARAGVAASPFLVPLLLQVGLGYSPSEAGLILIALFAGNLAMKSVTTPVLRTFGYRRVLIGSSLASFAGIAGGALLAPGTPVTLICAFLFFSGMTRSMHFTTLGTMAFSDIPKPQMSDATSLFNTSIQLMMASGIALSALAVKLGDTLGTGAPDVPYRLAFLPLSVLCLATLVEALRLPRDAGDSFVGRKSQA; encoded by the coding sequence GTGGTCCCAACCATCGCCAGCAACGAGGCAAGCCCCACGATGAGCCGCGACACGACGAGCCCTGCCCCCGAGCCCGAGGCACTCTCGCCGCTGCGCCTGCGTCTCATCATGGCGCTGGTCACCGGCGCCCTGTTCATGGAGATCCTCGATGCCTCCATCATCATCACCGCACTGCCGCGCATGGCGCGCGATTTCGGGACGAGTGCGGTGGGGCTCAACATCGGCGTCACCGCCTACATCCTGACTCTCGGCATCCTCATCCCCGCCAGCGGCTGGGTGGCCGAACGTTTCGGCGCGCGGCGTATCTTCGCCATCGCCATAGGTCTCTTCACCCTCGCCTCGGCGCTGTGCGGACAGGCGTCCAGCCTGACCGAGTTCGTCGCCCTGCGCGTCTTTCAGGGGGCTGCGGGCGCGATGATGGTGCCGGTTGGCCAAGTCATCGTCCTCACCTGCACCCCGCGCGACAAGCTGATGGTGGCGATGTCGAACCTCATCTGGCCTGCGCTCATCGCGCCGGTGGTCGGACCACCGCTCGGCGGCTTCATCACCGAGCATCTGGGCTGGAACTGGATCTTCTACCTCAATGTGCCGCTCGGCCTCATTGGCCTCGTGGGTGCCTGGATACTCGTGCCCAGGACCGCCCGCCCGGATGAGCCACGTCGCTTCGACTGGCCGGGATTTGCGATCACCGCGCTCGGCACCTTCGGGCTGCTTGCCGGGCTGGAACTCTTGGGCGCGACGGGCAACCTCGCCGCACTCGCCCTCGTCGCACTGGGCCTCGCCTTGCTGGTCCTTGCGCTACGGCACATGGCCCGCGCGCCCAACCCGATGGTGGGGCTCGACAATCTCGCGATCCCGACCTTCCGCGCTACCATCCGGGGCGGTTCGCTTGCGCGGGCCGGCGTCGCGGCATCGCCTTTCCTCGTGCCGCTGCTGCTGCAGGTTGGCCTTGGTTACAGCCCATCCGAAGCCGGCCTGATCCTGATCGCGCTGTTTGCGGGCAATCTGGCCATGAAGTCGGTGACGACGCCGGTCCTGCGCACCTTCGGCTACCGCCGCGTGCTCATCGGTTCCTCGCTCGCCAGTTTTGCCGGGATCGCGGGCGGCGCGCTGCTTGCTCCGGGAACCCCCGTCACGCTGATCTGCGCGTTCCTGTTCTTCTCAGGGATGACCCGCTCGATGCACTTCACGACGCTGGGGACGATGGCCTTCTCGGACATTCCCAAGCCGCAGATGAGCGACGCGACGAGCCTGTTCAACACCTCGATCCAGCTGATGATGGCCAGCGGCATCGCGCTCTCCGCACTCGCGGTAAAGCTGGGCGACACGCTGGGCACCGGCGCGCCCGACGTGCCCTACCGCCTTGCCTTCCTGCCACTCAGCGTGCTGTGCCTCGCCACGCTCGTCGAAGCCCTGCGCCTTCCGCGCGATGCGGGCGACAGCTTCGTGGGTCGCAAGTCGCAGGCCTGA